The Bacillus oleivorans DNA segment GCGGTACCCCTAATAGAATATAATAGCTTTATTGAAGTTCTTAGCTAGATAAAAGTTATAGTAATCCTTAGAACTAAAAAGTGAGAAAGAATGGTTGACTTAATATTTAAACTAAAGCTATACATTAATACTATATCCTTTTTAAAAGGGGAGTAGCTTTTACACCAAAGTCGTCATTTCGGAGATTTCTAATCTCTCGGCTTTGTTGGCAGCGAATTCGTTGTTAGCAAGACCTTTGCCTATTGGTAAAGGTCTTTTTGTTTTTCCAGATCTGAGTTGCATGAATAGGACTTTTTGATATCAAACTATAGAAAGAATGGTGAGAAGGATTATGAAAAGAAAAGCATCCTTTGTGGAGTTGGTCAAAAAAAAATAAAGAGGATCTCTTGAAAGATAAAAAGCAGGTTGCAAAAATAGAGGAACGGCTCGATGCAAGACATGTAATGCCCAAAAAATAAGTGGCTAAAGATCCCGAAATAAAAACAGGAAGACATTCATGATTCTGAGAAATATAGGGCACTATTAGGAATAGGATCAACACAGATCGATCTTATACTTGAAAAGGAAACATATAGGGCAGGTGAGCAGGTAAAGGGA contains these protein-coding regions:
- a CDS encoding FbpB family small basic protein, whose amino-acid sequence is MWSWSKKNKEDLLKDKKQVAKIEERLDARHVMPKK